In Fragaria vesca subsp. vesca linkage group LG1, FraVesHawaii_1.0, whole genome shotgun sequence, the sequence ATGATTTTTATTTGGCTTGCTAATTTTTTGATCCTGTTTTGGTAGTTCACTGGTTCAGTCTTTTCATCTGTTATTGTGCTTTTGGTGATTGAAATCTGTCTCTTGCTTTTTGTGTAGGAGAGTTTCAGTGCCCAGTTTTAAACAAAGTCTTCACCGAATATACCCACATAGTTGCTGTGAAGACAACAGGAAATGTCTTTTGCTATGAGGTTGGCTATCCTGCTATTATGTAGAGTTAACTATCTTGAATTTCTCGTGGTGTATATTATGGTTTCTCCTAAAGTAAAACATCTATATTGTATGCGCCTCTTATCTATGCTCCAATTCTTTTGCTTTTTAGGCAATTAAAGAATTGAACATCAAGACCAAGAACTGGAAGGAGCTCCTCACAGATGAACCATTTTCTAGGGAAGACCTGATAACCATTCAGGTAAAACATACTTCATCCAGACAAATCCTATTTTATTGTCTTTGCTCTCTTGGTTGAGTATTCACAATTTCATATGGAAACACCTTGCAGAATCCAAATGCACTTGACAGCAAGGTTCTTGTGGAATTCGACCATGTTAAAAATGGTTTTAAAATTGATGATGAAGGTGAGCTACGGGCTTCTTTATCATCATTTGTCAGCTGTACACTACACTATGCTTAGTTCCTTTCTAATTTTTGTTGCCTGTTATTTATTTACTTATCTATGTTTCAGAATTAGACCGAATGACTTCCGATCCAACCTATAATATAAATGTAACTGGAGATATCAAGCAGATGCTCAAAGAGCTTGGAACTGAGAAAGGAAAGCAAACGGCATTGCATGGAGGTGGTGGCTCAAAAGCCCAAAATGAACGGGCGGCTGCACTGGAAGCCATTTTAGCTACAAGAGCTCGCATTAAAGATGATCCAAAATCAAAATCAAATGGGGAGACCCCTCAGGCGTACAGTATTGTAGATGCTGCTTCTGCTTCAGTACATGGAAGAAGTGCTGCAGCTGCAAGAGCCACATCTAGTGATAAAACTGCTGCTCGAATAGCTATGCACAAGGCCGGTGAAAGGGCGCCAGTGAATGCAAAGATGGTCAGTGAAATTTATTTTCAATTTCTCCGAGTCTCCTTATGATAATTGAACTAACTTGGGTATTCTCGATAAGATTTAATTTAGTACCAAGATTACAATCTTTCCAGCATCATGGTTTTCTGCGGTATGTTGATTAGACACACATATGAAATATAGGTAAAGAGCAAATACACCACTGGTGCTGCTTCGAGATCCTTCACTTCTACCGCCTTTGATCCTGTCACTGAAAATGAATTTGAGTATGTCAAAGTTGAGAAGAATCCAAAAAAGAAAGGATATGTACAGCTTCATACAACACATGGTGATTTGAACATCGAGCTAGACTGTGATATAACCCCCAGGGCTTGTGAGAACTTCATCACTCTCTGTGAGCGTGGATATTATAATGGAGTAGCTTTTCATAGAAGCATCAGGTATGGTGAAGTTTTAGTTCTTAATAACTTTTTAAAACTGCTCTCTTTAGTATAATGTTAGAGATTTATCATTATCTTTTATGTATAGGAATTTTATGATTCAAGGCGGTGATCCTACTGGTACTGGGAAAGGTGGTGAATCTATATGGGGGAAGCCTTTTAACGATGAATTGAACTCCAAGTTAGTTCACTCTGGAAGAGGTGTTGTTAGTATGGCTAACAGTGGGCCTCACACTAATGGTTCCCAGTTTTTTATCCTTTACAAATCTGCACCGCATTTGAACTTTAAGCACACAGTTTTTGGTAGAGTAGTTGGTGGCTTGACCACACTGGCAACACTGGAAAAAGTTCCTGTTGATGATGATGATCGACCTTTGGTATGTTTATTATTTCAGTTCTAGTCTAGCCTTTTAATACAAGCTCATGCATGTGGAATTGGCATGATCTTATATATTAGTTTTGTTGTTTTGGTATAGTTTAAATGTAGAAGAATTAATTTTGATATTATTTGTTATTCAATATTGTTTTTTTCTCTGAGTAATAATTACTTTTCTGGATGAGATCTGAGAAAGAAAGAAACTGATTACACTTTGTTACTTCACTATTTTCAATTTACACTCTTTCTGTATAGATAATTTATTTGAGTAAATGACAACATTTAGGTTTTTAAAATTAACCGTAACCCTTATTTGCTTGATTACTGATGATATAAATATTCTCTTGTTTTTGTTTTCCTGTTTAGTTTTTTTTTTTTGAGCTTGAGTTCTACAAATTCCTTAACTGATGAAAGCATATTATCATGTGTGCATCAGAACCTCTGCATGTATGCATCTTTAATGTTTAGTAATGTCTGACACTGTCAAAGTCTATCTAGATTACGGTGTCTAGTGTGTTTACTGTTGGTTCTGTTGATATTTATGCAAGCATATAGTATAAATCTAGTTCAAGCTTGTTGATATGTTTGCGTATGTGCGTCTATTATTGTGTCTGTGTACTTGTCCATGCACATGGCTGGATAAATGTCTATAGATTTTTTATCCTGTTGCTCACTGCAGCAATAACTTGCTGAATCACAATATTGTTTGAACTTAGATCAAAGCTATGGAGTATCCAATCCTCATTTCTTTTTGTTTCTATGGGACAGGAGGAAATCAAGATAACAAGTGTCACAGTTTTTGTTAATCCATATACGGAGCCTGATGAAGAGGAAGAAGAGACTAAAGTGCAGGAAGTGGAGGATGAAGATAATGTTTGTCCCATGGACCTTGTGCTTTTCATATTCTATTTCTTCTTTTACGATAAATCTAGGACTAATTTTCTGTTACTTTCAGGATAAAGTTGGCTCTTGGTACAGCAATCCTGGTACAGGAACAACAGGATCCGGCAGTGTTGGTGGCGGCGGTGTTGGGAAGTACTTGAAAGCAAGGGCTGCTCTACCTGAATCTGCTATTGTTGATGCTGGTTCGACAGAGTCTGCTGTGCCAAAGAAAAGGAAATTGGCTTCCGCCGGAGAATTCAAAGATTTTTCTGCATGGTAATCGCCAATTTCCCAAATGTTGTACTGTACCAATTGTAGTCTTTGTAGATAACGTTCCAGAGGAGATTAGGCAGCGTTGTGACCTGTTTTTGAGCTAGATAAATTACAAACAAAAAAGAAAAGGAATAGATAGAAACTGCCGAGTTTGTGATATTTTCCATCAACACTTGATGGGCATAGAAGATGGAACCATCTTACTATCGATTAAAGTTTTCTATGAGTGTCAGAGTAAGCACCAGATTGTGTTTAAAGAGTACTCTCTGAGTCTCAGTCTCTCCCTAATATGTGCTGCCCTACGAGGCTATGATTGTCCTCATGTTGCTACCATTGTACCACCATTGATAATGGACTTTCACGATGTTTTAGTACATTTTGATGTCCCATACTTGATATAGGTCCACTGGCAAAGAAAGAGATATGCGACTACTGTGGGAAAAAGAACTACAATTAGAATAGTGCAAGGTTCCACTGGTTCAGTTGGGGAGCGTAGGACTTTCGGGATTTGAACACATTGGAATTGCTATTAGGAATGAAATTTTAGGGAATAAAACGTTGGTCAGAAGGACGGTCTAAGCACATGCATACTGCTTTGCTCTTCTGTACTGATGACAATGTGCAGCAAAGCATGGGCGTACGTAGAACATAGCTCTGAATCCTATATATCTCCTTTTCAGAAATGCAAATCCATTATATTGATGACAAAGTTGCACTTTGAAGATTTATAACCCTAAAAGAATGAAATACAATTCTAACTCGTGTTCATTCTTAGACATTTTAACATATATGATCATTTAACTTGTCACGCGTGAATTTCATTCTTAGACATTTTAACTATGATCATTTGTTCGATTTTTCCTTAGTTCGTTTGATATTGAATAATGTTTTGAACTTGTCATCTCGATAAATTATAAAAACTGATAAATGCATGAGCTTTGTTTGATGCCCTAGAGCAACCGTCCATTGATAACAAGGTAACACCCGATATGTGATTGTTGAGTTAATATAAACAAGATGTCTGTGTGATGTAGACTGCAGAACTCTAATTTTAGATCAGTTTAAATACCTAGTTCCAAAATGACTCCATAACAATAATCGAATAATTTGAGTTATCAACTCTTAGTTAAACCCATAGTAGGGCCTCCCAACATCATCAACTAAGAAAAAATGTAGATTAAGTTGAATGATTAGTTGCTAATGAGGATTAGGGAAAGGACACTAAAGGCAAAAGACATGCAGGACCATGACTGCAACCCAAAGGTTAACTAGATAGTCTTGATTACATGATTGATGTTAAGTATTTGGTCTAAACTCACAATTTAATAAATCATTTCTCACATCTTAATCTAGGTTCCTTTTTAAACTAGAAAAGATAATGGTTCTTTAATTCATGACTAAACTATAACCAACCACACTATTAGCACATAACAACTTGCCTAATCCACCAGAATTTAATTTTGCATTATTGTTGAGGCAGTGACATTTCATCTGTATAATTTATGTTATAATAGTTTCTAGCTAAAAATATAGATGAGGCATGCATCAGAAATTCAAACAAAACCATCCTTCAATTTTAAGTGAACTAATTGAAAAAATTGATATAGAAATAAAGATACTTTTGCAGTTTTGGCAGTGAAGGGGAATATCTCTTCAGTTAATTCTGGGGAATTGAGTTACTTTCCCAATCAAAATGCTCGACTGTTGGCTATACTCGAATATGGGGAAGCTGCCAAGATTCTTATATGTACAATAATAATGCCTCCCAAGGAAACACTTCCTCATTTAACCCAGTACTTCTTTACAGAAAAGGAACAAAGATTCCCAGCATGGAATTTTCCTAATGATTCATTCATGAAAGCAATCAAGAAAAACCAGAAGAACCAATGAAACTACTTCCCAGCTTGGGGCCTTGACAATTGACATGGATAGAACATTAAAACTAAAGAAAAACCTAGATGCACTGTATTATTTTCCTGATCTTAATAATATATATGCAGTTGAAACACTTGAACTTGATGATAGAGAGCTAAGGCCATTCTAGGCCAAGGAGACCAAGATTTTCTCTCTAGAAGGGAAGGAATTAATGTTTGAGCATGAAGACAACAAGGCTAAGACAATGAACAATCAAGATGGGACTTGGGTTGCAATCATATATATAAAGAACCAGATTGGCTATAGCTATGACAATTCATCAAGACTTGGTCTTTAAGTAGTGGGTGATCAGGTCTTAGATTTTTGGGACAGTAACCATAATGATGACCACCATAGAGGCATAGAGTAATCACTATGTGAACCATGTTTAGCTAACTAGGGTTGTGGGTGTTATGGAGTAGTGAGTTTAGAATGCATGTGAAATACATATTTATATGAAGTGGGAATTGGGAAAAGAGTGAAAGGCATGCCCTGGATTTTGGTGAAGAGTGTGCATATACTTTGGTATTATCTATAGGTATATGATGGGGGCTCTATGACATTGGTGTATGGGGGGTTTATAATGTAACAGCTAGAAAGGGAAAAAGTGGTGGAATTTTGGCAGGGTTTGAACGAGAGAGGCTTAGGAGGCAAGAAATGGTGAGTGGGTTAAGTAAGTATACTAGTATTTGTCCTTCGATCAGATATAATGGCCGGTGGTGGCTTTGATGATGATGATGAGGCACGCCGGCAGCAGCTTTACTTGTGTCTCGATCTCTCCTCATCTTCCCCAAACCCAATTGGCACGCCTGCTCCCACTCATCAACAAACAACATATTCCAAACCCTACTCTCTCTCTCTCTCTCTCTCTCTCTCATGTTTCCTCTCACTCACAACACAGCACAACACAACAGAGAAATTGAAAGAGACAGAGAGAGAGAGAGAGAGAGAGAGTGAGAGACTAAGTAAAAAAGCTAACCCACTCACCCATTTGGTGATCTAGACCTTGTTTAACTTTTCCTCAGACCCTAGTTTTTATTTTCTCCATCTTATGTCAGAAGAAAATTCTGGGTTCTATTTCTAAAACATACACCAGCTAGTCTATTCTACATTCTATGTTACAATTTTAACAGAGAAACCTAACTTTTCAGTCGGTCTTGGTCTTACATGAAAGTTTATGAAAGTTTTATGGGTAAAGAATGACAAGCTATATGAGCTAGAGAATCAAAGTAACCAACTCCACTCATATCATATTCCTCATCGATGAATTCGAAAGAATGTAAATGTTAAGCACCTTTAATTAGGTCCCCTACTATCCCTAATCCATTGAATTTATAAGGTTCATGTTAGTTTGATTTCTAAATAATTCAGAATTTTAGGTTTTTTTGGCTCGAGTTAAAATGATTTACTAAATTAACTATCAAGTCTTAGTTTAATCAAACCCTAATATAATAAGTAGTCTATGAACAAAGAAATACTTGTAGACTCTGTCTCTGTATGCATATTAGGTTAGTGTTGAGTTTAGCTTCAATATTCTTTCACTTCTCACCAAAGAAATATTCCTTTACTTACCCAACACAATTCCTCCTCCTGCTTCTATACCTACGTTTTTTGAAATTAACCCAACTAAAATCCAACCCCAAGATCCTCTCTCCCCTTCTAATCATTTTCTATCTCCTATTCCTCGCAGTTAAAAACACAAAGACCCATCTCACCTGTCCAAACAAACAACCAAGCAAAGACTAGACTTCCTCTCTCTCTCTCTCTCTCCTTCTCTCTCTCAAAGCTTATTGATGTGGGTCTTTGTATAGGTTAAATGGATACCTTGTTTAGGCTTGTCACTCTTCAACAACAACAACAGCAGCAACAATCTGATCAATCTTTCAATTCATCCACCAGAACTACCACCACCACTTCCAGCAGCTCCAGATCCTTCACTCACC encodes:
- the LOC101312964 gene encoding peptidyl-prolyl cis-trans isomerase-like 2-like yields the protein MGKKQHSKDRMYLTKTEWATEWGGAKAKSTTPFKRLPFYCCSLTFVPFEDPVCTADGSVFEILSIVPYIRKFGKHPVTGAPLKQEDLIPLNFHKNSDGEFQCPVLNKVFTEYTHIVAVKTTGNVFCYEAIKELNIKTKNWKELLTDEPFSREDLITIQNPNALDSKVLVEFDHVKNGFKIDDEELDRMTSDPTYNINVTGDIKQMLKELGTEKGKQTALHGGGGSKAQNERAAALEAILATRARIKDDPKSKSNGETPQAYSIVDAASASVHGRSAAAARATSSDKTAARIAMHKAGERAPVNAKMVKSKYTTGAASRSFTSTAFDPVTENEFEYVKVEKNPKKKGYVQLHTTHGDLNIELDCDITPRACENFITLCERGYYNGVAFHRSIRNFMIQGGDPTGTGKGGESIWGKPFNDELNSKLVHSGRGVVSMANSGPHTNGSQFFILYKSAPHLNFKHTVFGRVVGGLTTLATLEKVPVDDDDRPLEEIKITSVTVFVNPYTEPDEEEEETKVQEVEDEDNDKVGSWYSNPGTGTTGSGSVGGGGVGKYLKARAALPESAIVDAGSTESAVPKKRKLASAGEFKDFSAW